A genomic region of Desulfocurvus vexinensis DSM 17965 contains the following coding sequences:
- a CDS encoding pesticin C-terminus-like muramidase, with product MPGRDSRKQTEQFFASVFQTADAREVRNRRAAEGQAYGSREWFAALLDESPAPSAPASAPQGGALVASREGVAPVGPGAGTLPGAPDGIRGLEAGQEPGKASAPSRHIAEGPGRGQAAPNSNAPADASQAAGAGTDAATGGGAANPTPEGPAVARQDSPARGQAAQPKGSQGAPGNPEQAAAEAARQLADARRVWAKSLEGTSIDRAAIDLWEGKRKELYVPVENGEGGRKRPIANSGVTIGGGLDLGQHNEQDLRKYRLPEDLHQKLLPALGVKGEAAIEFVQKNKIVLTEAEEAILAEAMHARITQDTREIFDSHSSNKAGVKFNELPSAAQTVLYSMRLNMGKKGFSDSRITIEAISNGNYGAASKELNSKNWINGFDRRSKEGQCLLDNL from the coding sequence ATGCCCGGACGGGACAGCAGGAAGCAGACGGAACAGTTCTTTGCCAGCGTGTTCCAGACGGCGGACGCGCGCGAGGTGCGCAACCGCAGGGCGGCAGAGGGCCAGGCCTACGGTTCCCGGGAATGGTTCGCGGCCCTGCTCGACGAAAGCCCGGCGCCGTCCGCGCCCGCGTCTGCGCCGCAGGGCGGCGCCCTCGTGGCTTCGCGCGAGGGCGTGGCTCCGGTTGGGCCCGGGGCCGGAACGCTGCCCGGTGCCCCGGACGGGATCAGGGGGCTGGAGGCCGGGCAGGAGCCGGGCAAGGCCTCCGCTCCGAGCCGTCATATCGCCGAGGGGCCGGGCAGGGGCCAGGCCGCGCCGAATTCCAATGCTCCGGCAGACGCTTCGCAGGCCGCCGGGGCGGGAACGGATGCGGCAACCGGCGGCGGCGCCGCGAATCCGACGCCGGAGGGCCCGGCTGTTGCCCGCCAGGATTCCCCGGCCCGGGGCCAGGCCGCCCAGCCCAAAGGCAGCCAGGGCGCCCCCGGGAACCCGGAGCAGGCCGCAGCCGAGGCCGCACGGCAGCTTGCCGACGCCCGGCGCGTCTGGGCGAAATCGCTGGAAGGGACGTCCATTGACCGGGCGGCGATTGACTTGTGGGAGGGAAAACGCAAAGAACTGTATGTGCCCGTTGAAAATGGCGAAGGTGGGCGGAAAAGGCCCATTGCCAACAGCGGCGTGACCATCGGCGGGGGGCTCGACCTGGGCCAGCACAACGAACAGGACCTGCGCAAATACCGGCTGCCCGAGGACTTGCACCAGAAACTGCTGCCCGCCTTGGGCGTCAAGGGCGAGGCGGCCATCGAATTCGTCCAAAAGAACAAGATCGTCCTGACCGAGGCGGAAGAGGCAATCCTGGCTGAGGCCATGCACGCCAGGATCACCCAAGATACACGGGAGATATTTGATTCCCATTCGTCTAATAAAGCGGGCGTCAAATTTAATGAATTGCCTTCAGCGGCACAGACAGTATTGTATAGCATGAGATTGAATATGGGGAAAAAGGGTTTTTCTGATTCAAGGATAACTATAGAAGCAATTTCGAATGGGAATTATGGTGCAGCATCAAAAGAGTTGAATTCAAAAAATTGGATTAATGGTTTTGATAGACGGTCAAAAGAGGGGCAATGTTTGCTTGATAATCTGTAA
- a CDS encoding carbohydrate ABC transporter permease — protein sequence MNDRITRFLETLACWTLAILWAGPLLFALWAAFHGPEYLTRLDFTAPLTLDNFAQAWATAPFARYYLNTVLYTLGTLAGQFVLCTLAAYAFARFRFPGRDVAFMLVLVQLMIMPDQLIVENYQIMSALGLVDTITGISLPYVASAFGIFLLRQTFKQVPVELEEAALVEGASRLQVLTKVYIPLGRPTYLAYGLVSVSYHWNNFLWPIVITNSVTTRPLTVGLAIFGAPESGVHFPIISAGTLIAVAPLLLAFLLFQRQFVQSFMRAGIK from the coding sequence ATGAACGACCGCATCACCCGCTTTCTCGAAACCCTGGCCTGCTGGACCCTGGCCATCCTGTGGGCCGGGCCGCTGCTCTTCGCCCTGTGGGCGGCCTTCCACGGCCCGGAATACCTGACGCGTCTGGACTTCACCGCGCCCCTGACCCTGGACAACTTCGCCCAGGCCTGGGCCACGGCGCCCTTCGCGCGCTACTACCTGAACACCGTGCTCTACACCCTGGGCACCCTGGCCGGGCAGTTCGTGCTGTGTACCCTGGCGGCCTACGCCTTCGCGCGGTTCCGCTTCCCGGGGCGCGACGTGGCCTTCATGCTCGTCCTGGTGCAGCTCATGATCATGCCCGACCAGCTCATCGTGGAAAACTACCAGATCATGAGCGCCCTGGGGCTGGTGGACACCATCACGGGCATCTCGCTGCCCTACGTGGCCTCAGCCTTCGGCATCTTCCTGCTGCGCCAGACCTTCAAGCAGGTGCCCGTGGAGCTGGAGGAGGCCGCCCTGGTGGAGGGCGCCAGCCGCCTGCAGGTGCTGACCAAGGTCTACATCCCCCTGGGGCGGCCCACCTACCTGGCCTACGGGCTGGTGTCGGTGTCCTACCACTGGAACAACTTCCTGTGGCCCATCGTCATCACCAACTCCGTGACCACCCGCCCGCTCACCGTGGGGCTGGCCATCTTCGGCGCCCCGGAGTCGGGGGTCCACTTCCCGATCATCTCTGCGGGCACGCTCATCGCCGTGGCCCCGCTGCTGCTGGCCTTCCTGCTCTTCCAGCGCCAGTTCGTGCAGAGCTTCATGCGCGCGGGCATCAAGTAG
- a CDS encoding carbohydrate ABC transporter permease — MTSTTPSATTPATPAAPPAPAPARRLARTPQWLYGWLLLLPSAVLLVAFTHYPIVRTIYNSFFSTPRGKIPARFVGLENYQALLHDDIFMRVLGNNFLFALGTIPASVGLALLMAVWVNGTLPGRALARTSFFTPTVLPMVAVANIWLFFYTPQVGILEKLLAPFGIHGVNWLGDPSTVLWCLAVMAVWKEAGFFMIFYLAALQGVPPDLTEAARIEGAGRWYCFRRITWPLLMPTTIFVLLNATINCFKLVDHLFIMTKGGPDNASSLLLYYIYETAFAYWDTAYASTLTVVLLGLLALTALAQFLYLERRAHYR; from the coding sequence ATGACCTCCACGACCCCTTCGGCCACGACCCCCGCGACTCCTGCGGCCCCCCCGGCCCCGGCCCCCGCGCGGCGGCTGGCCCGGACCCCGCAGTGGCTCTACGGCTGGCTGCTGCTGTTGCCCTCGGCGGTGTTGCTGGTGGCGTTCACGCACTATCCCATCGTGCGCACCATCTACAACAGCTTCTTCAGCACCCCGCGCGGCAAGATTCCGGCGCGCTTCGTGGGCCTGGAGAACTACCAGGCCCTGCTGCACGACGATATTTTCATGCGCGTGCTGGGCAACAACTTCCTGTTCGCCCTGGGCACCATCCCGGCCAGCGTGGGCCTGGCGCTGCTCATGGCCGTGTGGGTCAACGGCACGCTGCCGGGCCGGGCCCTGGCGCGCACGAGCTTCTTCACGCCCACGGTGCTGCCCATGGTGGCCGTGGCCAACATCTGGCTGTTCTTCTACACCCCGCAGGTGGGCATCCTGGAAAAGCTGCTGGCGCCCTTCGGCATCCACGGCGTGAACTGGCTGGGCGACCCCTCCACGGTGCTGTGGTGTCTGGCGGTGATGGCCGTGTGGAAGGAGGCCGGGTTTTTCATGATCTTCTACCTCGCCGCGCTCCAGGGCGTGCCGCCGGACCTCACCGAGGCCGCGCGCATCGAGGGCGCCGGGCGGTGGTACTGCTTCCGGCGCATCACCTGGCCGTTGCTCATGCCCACGACCATCTTCGTGCTGCTCAACGCGACCATCAACTGCTTCAAGCTGGTGGACCACCTGTTCATCATGACCAAGGGCGGGCCGGACAACGCCTCCTCGCTCTTGCTCTACTACATCTACGAGACGGCCTTCGCCTACTGGGACACGGCCTACGCCAGCACGCTGACCGTGGTCCTGCTGGGGCTGCTGGCCCTGACGGCCCTGGCCCAGTTCCTGTATCTCGAACGCCGGGCGCACTACAGGTAG
- a CDS encoding ABC transporter substrate-binding protein gives MKSAFRKAALGALVLAMALCLPGMAPAKDIELTMYYPVAVGGPITGIVDGMIAQFQAENPGIKVKAVYAGNYDDTRVKALAALKAGEPVQLSVLFSIDVFDLMDEDVVVPFDELATSDADRAWLGSFYPALMQNSVVDGKTYGIPFQRSTIVMYYNKDAFREAGLDPETPPATWDEMVEMGKKLTKRDASGKVERWGVSIPSTGYPYWMFGALAMQNGQELMNAKGDTTMFDAPACVEALQFWRDLGAKHQVMAEGTIDWGTLRQKFLEGATAMMWHTTGNLTPVRSGANFDFGVAMLPAAKRRGSPTGGGNFYVFKQASPEERQAALTFIKWMTAPERTAAWSIETGYVATRPDAYESEALRKYVAEFPPAAVARDQFEFATAEFSTHETARVKKFLDDALQAVLTGQKEPAQALAEAQKGAERVLKAYR, from the coding sequence ATGAAATCCGCATTCCGCAAAGCGGCCCTGGGGGCCCTGGTCCTGGCCATGGCCCTGTGCCTGCCGGGCATGGCCCCGGCCAAGGACATCGAGCTGACCATGTACTATCCCGTGGCCGTGGGCGGCCCCATCACCGGCATCGTGGACGGCATGATCGCCCAGTTCCAGGCCGAAAACCCCGGCATCAAGGTCAAGGCCGTGTACGCGGGCAACTACGACGACACGCGCGTCAAGGCCCTGGCGGCCCTCAAGGCGGGCGAGCCCGTGCAGCTCTCCGTGCTGTTCTCCATCGACGTGTTCGACCTGATGGACGAGGACGTGGTGGTGCCCTTCGACGAGCTGGCGACCAGCGACGCCGACCGCGCCTGGCTGGGCTCCTTCTACCCGGCGCTGATGCAGAACAGCGTGGTGGACGGCAAGACCTACGGCATCCCCTTCCAGCGCTCGACCATCGTCATGTACTACAACAAGGACGCCTTCCGCGAGGCGGGCCTGGACCCCGAGACCCCCCCGGCCACCTGGGACGAGATGGTCGAGATGGGCAAGAAGCTGACCAAGCGTGACGCCTCGGGCAAGGTGGAGCGCTGGGGCGTGAGCATTCCCTCCACGGGCTACCCCTACTGGATGTTCGGCGCCCTGGCCATGCAGAACGGCCAGGAGCTGATGAACGCCAAGGGCGACACGACCATGTTCGACGCCCCGGCCTGCGTGGAGGCCCTGCAGTTCTGGCGCGACCTGGGCGCCAAGCACCAGGTCATGGCCGAAGGCACCATCGACTGGGGCACCCTGCGCCAGAAGTTCCTGGAAGGCGCCACGGCCATGATGTGGCACACCACGGGCAACCTGACCCCGGTGCGCTCGGGCGCGAACTTCGACTTCGGCGTGGCCATGCTGCCCGCCGCCAAGCGCCGCGGCAGCCCCACCGGCGGCGGCAACTTCTACGTGTTCAAGCAGGCCAGCCCCGAGGAGCGCCAGGCGGCCCTGACCTTCATCAAGTGGATGACCGCCCCCGAGCGCACCGCCGCCTGGTCCATCGAGACCGGCTACGTCGCCACCCGGCCCGACGCCTACGAGTCCGAGGCGCTGCGCAAGTACGTGGCGGAGTTCCCGCCGGCCGCCGTGGCGCGCGACCAGTTCGAGTTCGCCACCGCCGAGTTCTCCACCCACGAGACCGCGCGGGTGAAGAAGTTCCTGGACGACGCCCTGCAGGCTGTGCTCACCGGCCAGAAGGAGCCCGCCCAGGCCCTGGCCGAGGCCCAGAAGGGCGCCGAGCGCGTGCTCAAGGCCTATCGCTAA
- a CDS encoding ABC transporter ATP-binding protein, which yields MTASSPAPEIRGVGISLRGITKRFGAFVAVDDVSLDIAPGEFLVILGPSGCGKSTLLRLVAGLEPVTSGTMLMGGADITALPPADRRLSMVFQSYALFPHLPVRENIVFGLRLRKRDKQEIAERLETASRLLGLGELLDRKPSELSGGQQQRVALGRAIVSKKPVCLMDEPLSNLDAKLRNSMRREIHALQRTLGITMIYVTHDQVEAMTMADRVALLDGGRLVQHATPAELYNRPGTVFAARFIGTPPMNLVPLYEAEGGAALEPGGAAVLPGVPGRGLLLGIRPEDITLTPGGLPARVVDTEFLGADLLARCALAGGEVLVRLPGSRTLEAGDGVGLALAPRAMHFFDAASGLRRDDISCGA from the coding sequence ATGACAGCATCTTCCCCCGCCCCGGAGATCCGGGGCGTCGGCATCAGCCTGCGCGGCATCACCAAGCGTTTCGGCGCGTTCGTGGCCGTTGACGACGTGTCCCTGGACATCGCCCCCGGCGAGTTCCTGGTCATCCTCGGCCCGTCGGGCTGCGGCAAGTCCACACTCCTGCGGCTGGTGGCCGGGCTGGAGCCCGTGACCTCGGGCACCATGCTCATGGGCGGGGCGGACATCACGGCCCTGCCGCCCGCCGACAGGCGGCTGTCCATGGTCTTCCAGTCCTACGCGCTGTTCCCGCATCTGCCGGTGCGCGAGAACATCGTCTTCGGCCTGCGCCTGCGCAAGCGCGACAAGCAGGAGATCGCCGAGCGGCTGGAAACGGCCTCGCGCCTGCTGGGCCTTGGCGAACTGCTGGACCGCAAGCCCTCGGAGCTGTCCGGCGGCCAGCAGCAGCGCGTGGCCCTGGGCCGGGCCATCGTCTCCAAGAAGCCCGTGTGCCTGATGGACGAGCCGCTCTCCAACCTCGACGCCAAGCTGCGCAACTCCATGCGCCGCGAGATCCACGCCCTGCAGCGCACCCTGGGCATCACCATGATCTACGTGACCCACGACCAGGTCGAGGCCATGACCATGGCCGACCGCGTGGCGCTGCTCGACGGCGGGCGGCTGGTGCAGCACGCCACCCCGGCGGAGCTGTACAACCGCCCGGGCACGGTGTTCGCCGCGCGCTTCATCGGTACCCCGCCCATGAACCTCGTGCCGCTGTACGAGGCCGAGGGCGGCGCGGCCCTGGAGCCGGGGGGCGCGGCGGTGCTGCCGGGCGTGCCGGGCCGGGGGCTGCTGCTGGGCATCCGCCCCGAGGACATCACCCTGACCCCCGGCGGGCTGCCCGCGCGGGTGGTGGACACGGAGTTCCTGGGGGCGGACCTGCTGGCGCGCTGTGCCCTGGCGGGCGGCGAGGTGCTGGTGCGCCTGCCGGGCAGCCGCACCCTGGAGGCGGGCGACGGGGTGGGGCTGGCGCTGGCGCCCCGAGCGATGCATTTTTTCGACGCTGCCAGCGGCCTGCGGCGCGACGACATCTCCTGCGGGGCCTGA
- a CDS encoding sugar-binding transcriptional regulator yields the protein MGGDTDRLEELQARIAWAYYKEGQTQAGIAERYGLTRARVNRLLQEARETGLVQITVNSRLASCVELEWRLQETFGLARAMVVPTPARERQLYEAVGEAAAAWVGERLRDGQSLGLGWGKTLGASVGALPRRPQGDISVVSLFGGLPHSHTTNPYDIASRYARRLGAARCYYIAAPMYTDSPATRATLVGQPMFTRVYERAAEVDMALVGVGDLTARSTNVALGALSHEQWHSLLEAGAVGELFGHFLDAAGNPVDHPLNRCFTGPSLERLRAIPIIIAASGGMQKTAILRAVLLGRYLTVLATDEQTAAALLDHRPTEESTA from the coding sequence ATGGGCGGAGACACGGACAGGCTTGAGGAGCTCCAGGCGCGCATCGCCTGGGCCTACTACAAGGAGGGGCAGACCCAGGCCGGCATCGCCGAGCGCTACGGGCTGACCCGGGCCCGGGTCAACCGCCTGCTCCAGGAGGCCCGCGAGACGGGGCTGGTGCAGATCACCGTCAACTCGCGCCTGGCCTCGTGCGTGGAGCTGGAGTGGCGCCTGCAGGAGACCTTCGGCCTGGCCCGGGCCATGGTCGTTCCCACCCCGGCCCGCGAGCGCCAGCTCTACGAGGCCGTGGGCGAGGCCGCCGCCGCCTGGGTGGGCGAGCGGCTGCGCGACGGCCAGTCCCTGGGCCTGGGCTGGGGCAAGACCCTGGGCGCCAGCGTGGGCGCGCTGCCCCGCCGCCCCCAGGGCGACATCAGCGTGGTTTCGCTCTTCGGCGGGCTGCCCCACAGCCACACCACCAACCCCTACGACATCGCCTCGCGCTACGCGCGCAGGCTGGGCGCCGCGCGCTGCTACTACATCGCCGCGCCCATGTACACCGACTCCCCGGCCACCCGCGCCACCCTGGTGGGCCAGCCCATGTTCACCCGCGTCTACGAGCGCGCGGCGGAGGTGGACATGGCCCTGGTGGGCGTGGGCGACCTGACGGCGCGCTCCACCAACGTGGCCCTGGGCGCCCTGAGCCACGAGCAGTGGCACTCGCTGCTGGAAGCCGGGGCCGTGGGCGAGCTGTTCGGCCATTTCCTGGACGCGGCGGGCAATCCGGTGGACCATCCGCTGAACCGCTGCTTCACCGGCCCGTCCCTGGAGCGCCTGCGGGCCATCCCCATCATCATCGCCGCCTCGGGCGGCATGCAGAAGACGGCCATCCTGCGCGCCGTGCTCCTGGGCCGCTACCTCACCGTGCTGGCCACCGACGAGCAGACTGCCGCCGCCCTGCTGGACCACAGACCAACCGAGGAATCCACCGCATGA